A portion of the Melitaea cinxia chromosome 1, ilMelCinx1.1, whole genome shotgun sequence genome contains these proteins:
- the LOC123656145 gene encoding putative nuclease HARBI1 yields MARAFLLGYAEEERRRNILRIERRRLRDASDPLQLPEREFIGHFRLTKLGFQQVLVELSPHLPIVKRNTGVRNELKILAALNFYGNGSYQRNVGASFLLNMSQPTFSKCLHEVTGALNTNEILRKYIKFPMAQHEREIIMKDFMEKFGFPGVIGCIDGTHVALIRPKEHEETYFNRKNYHSLNVLLICDAKLTILHVDASFGGASHDSYVWNQCAIKAFLEGLERNGEHCWLLGDSGYAQRPWMMTPIIGAAPGSPEEYYTELHCRVRNTVERCIGVLKSRWRCLLAHRVLHYDPVTTGKIVNACVVLHNIANAQNIPILDSQDGDLDNDQQHQVCLQARIDAPPDESRVILINRIWNARNIL; encoded by the exons atggcGCGCGCTTTTCTATTGGGATATGCGGAGGAAGAACGTAGACGTAATATTCTAAGAATTGAAAGACGCCGTCTGCGTGACGCTAGTGATCCATTGCAGTTGCCAGAGAGAGAGTTCATTGGACATTTTCGTTTAACAAAACTTGGATTCCAACAGGTTTTGGTGGAACTTAGTCCTCATCTACCAATAGTTAAACGAAATACAGGTGTTCGCAATGAACTCAAA ATTTTAGCagcattaaatttttatggcAATGGATCATATCAACGGAATGTGGGTGCATCATTTCTACTGAATATGTCACAACCTACATTCAGTAAATGTTTACATGAGGTAACTGGTGCACTCAATACTAACGAAATCCTTAGGAAGTACATAAAGTTTCCTATGGCACAGCATGAAAGGGAAATAATTATGAAGga ttttatggAGAAATTTGGATTTCCGGGAGTTATAGGTTGTATTGATGGTACACATGTGGCTTTAATCCGTCCTAAGGAGCATGAGgaaacttattttaatagaaagaaTTACCATTCTTTAAATGTTTTACTA ATATGTGATGCTAAACTGACCATCCTCCATGTTGATGCATCATTTGGTGGTGCATCTCATGATTCATATGTTTGGAATCAATGTGCAATAAAAGCATTTTTAGAAGGACTAGAAAGAAATGGAGAGCACTGTTGGCTGTTAG GTGATTCTGGATATGCTCAACGCCCCTGGATGATGACTCCAATCATAGGTGCAGCTCCGGGATCGCCAGAAGAGTATTATACAGAACTTCATTGTCGGGTCAGAAATACTGTAGAGCGATGTATTGGAGTACTTAAATCACGTTGGCGGTGTTTGCTAGCACACAGGGTACTTCATTACGATCCAGTTACCACTGGCAAGATAGTGAATGCATGTGTCGTCCTGCACAATATAGCCAATGCACAAAATATTCCAATACTTGACTCACAGGATGGTGATCTTGACAATGACCAACAGCACCAAGTTTGCTTACAGGCAAGGATTGATGCTCCTCCAGATGAAAGTAGGGTCATATTAATTAATAGGATTTGGAATGctagaaatattttgtga